In Flavivirga abyssicola, the following are encoded in one genomic region:
- a CDS encoding TonB-dependent receptor: MKTIFSILLLLFCGLTYSQTTISGFVVDDNSQPIPGANVIIVGTSTGVVTDFDGNFSLTVNQNPPFSIQASSVGFETVTQEVTSNNQKITIVLKEGTSLDEVVISASRTPERIFESPVTVERFGLKAIKNTASSDFYDGLENLKGVDINTNSLTFKSINTRGFATFANTRFMQLVDGMDNAAPALNFPLGNLLGMIETDVQSVELLPGAASALYGANAFNGILFMRSKSPFDHHGISAYYKQGITSQEAAGDNDYKDYGIRVAHKFSEKFAAKVNFSYLQGTDWVANDTRGKDRTTTFVESNSTRENDIDYDGVNVYGDIATINIKTVADRLAALGRLPNPDLANLVPSVNVSRTGYDEADLTDYDAKSIKTDWGLYYRPWENDFEIQYVGKIGSGSTVYQGSNRYSIKNFFLQQHKLEIKNDNFFLRGYVTADNAGDSYDMVFTGVNINRQWKTDEVWFGEYTGAFIEGTLAGLNANQAHANARQAADTGRYEPGSPQFQNAFNTVINDPDVLTGSKFRDESKIYHSDANYNFSHLTDFAEIQVGGSYRKYVLNSFGSIYTDKLEEIPYSEVGLYTQIQKKFLEDERLKLTASIRYDKSELFDAFFSPRLSLGYNLGEENNHNLRASFQTGFRNPDTQALYIGFNVGSIILLGSAPDNPERDLRTVSGDDISTTGQSIIGTSFNYDGTGAYNNSFTRTSVAAFAASQNPADLKIANPGIVKPEQVSSFEAGYRGKLDKVIIDFSAYLNQYQDFITTVDVVNPYYGDVQLSQTAPGGTPLAIVAVANSDFQAYRAYTNTTADVNSYGAALGVTTKIFGNYDLGMNYTYAKLDFDRDANPDFQTNFNTPEHKVKASFGNTNLFKNFGFNVAWRWSDNYVWEASFATAEVPAYHVLDAQINLRVPSLKSTFKAGASNLLGDEYFTAVGTGLIGSQFYLSWTINNL; this comes from the coding sequence AGCATACAAGCAAGCAGTGTTGGTTTTGAAACCGTTACCCAAGAGGTAACGTCAAATAATCAAAAGATAACCATTGTTCTTAAAGAAGGTACATCCTTAGACGAGGTTGTTATTTCGGCATCAAGAACACCAGAACGAATATTTGAATCACCCGTAACTGTGGAACGTTTTGGGTTGAAAGCAATAAAAAACACAGCTTCTTCAGATTTCTATGATGGTTTAGAAAACCTAAAAGGTGTTGATATTAACACAAATAGTTTAACCTTTAAATCTATTAATACTAGAGGTTTTGCAACATTCGCTAATACACGTTTTATGCAATTAGTTGATGGTATGGACAATGCCGCACCAGCTCTTAACTTTCCTTTAGGAAACCTATTAGGAATGATAGAAACAGATGTACAGAGTGTAGAGCTTCTACCAGGAGCAGCCTCTGCCCTTTATGGTGCTAATGCGTTTAATGGAATACTATTTATGCGAAGTAAAAGCCCTTTTGATCATCATGGTATTAGTGCTTACTATAAGCAAGGGATTACTTCTCAAGAAGCAGCAGGAGACAACGACTATAAAGATTATGGTATCCGTGTTGCTCACAAATTCAGTGAAAAATTTGCTGCAAAAGTTAATTTTAGTTACTTACAAGGAACCGATTGGGTTGCAAACGATACCAGAGGAAAAGATCGTACCACTACTTTTGTAGAGAGTAATAGCACCAGAGAAAATGACATCGATTATGATGGTGTTAATGTATATGGTGATATTGCTACAATTAATATTAAAACAGTAGCAGACAGACTTGCTGCTCTAGGACGACTGCCTAACCCTGATTTAGCTAATTTAGTACCTTCTGTTAATGTTAGTAGAACAGGTTATGACGAAGCAGATTTAACAGATTATGATGCCAAAAGTATAAAAACCGATTGGGGATTATACTATAGACCATGGGAGAATGATTTTGAAATTCAATACGTAGGTAAAATAGGTTCTGGATCAACTGTTTATCAAGGATCTAATAGATATTCTATCAAGAATTTCTTTTTACAACAGCATAAGCTGGAAATAAAAAACGATAACTTTTTCTTAAGAGGCTATGTTACTGCAGATAATGCAGGTGATTCCTATGACATGGTATTTACAGGTGTAAATATAAATAGACAATGGAAAACAGATGAAGTTTGGTTTGGCGAATACACAGGAGCTTTCATTGAAGGCACATTGGCTGGGTTAAATGCGAACCAAGCTCATGCTAATGCAAGGCAAGCCGCAGATACCGGAAGATATGAACCCGGAAGCCCTCAGTTTCAAAATGCTTTCAACACGGTGATAAACGATCCTGACGTATTAACTGGTAGTAAATTTAGAGATGAATCTAAAATCTATCATTCTGATGCCAACTATAACTTCAGTCATTTAACAGATTTTGCCGAAATTCAAGTTGGTGGTTCCTACAGAAAGTATGTATTAAACTCCTTTGGTTCCATCTATACAGATAAATTAGAAGAAATTCCATACTCTGAAGTTGGACTGTATACACAAATTCAAAAGAAGTTTTTAGAAGATGAGCGTTTAAAATTAACAGCATCTATTCGTTATGACAAATCAGAACTTTTTGATGCCTTTTTCTCTCCAAGATTATCCCTAGGTTATAATTTGGGAGAAGAGAATAACCATAACTTAAGAGCCTCTTTTCAAACAGGTTTTAGAAACCCAGATACGCAAGCTCTGTACATTGGTTTCAATGTAGGAAGTATTATTTTATTAGGTAGTGCACCAGATAATCCAGAAAGAGATTTAAGAACAGTTAGCGGAGATGATATTTCCACCACTGGACAAAGTATTATTGGTACTAGTTTTAATTATGACGGTACTGGAGCTTACAACAACTCCTTTACAAGAACTTCGGTGGCGGCATTTGCTGCTTCACAAAATCCTGCAGATTTAAAAATAGCTAATCCAGGTATTGTAAAACCAGAACAGGTTAGTTCTTTTGAAGCAGGCTATAGAGGAAAATTAGACAAGGTTATTATTGATTTTAGTGCTTACTTAAATCAATATCAAGATTTTATTACCACAGTAGATGTTGTGAACCCATATTATGGAGATGTGCAATTATCTCAAACAGCTCCTGGTGGAACTCCTTTAGCTATAGTTGCAGTAGCTAATAGTGATTTTCAAGCCTATAGAGCCTATACAAATACGACAGCAGATGTTAATTCTTATGGTGCGGCACTAGGCGTAACCACTAAAATATTTGGAAACTATGATTTAGGTATGAATTACACATATGCAAAATTAGATTTTGATCGTGATGCCAATCCAGATTTCCAAACAAACTTTAACACACCAGAACACAAAGTAAAAGCATCTTTTGGTAATACTAATTTATTTAAAAACTTCGGTTTTAATGTCGCTTGGAGATGGAGTGATAATTATGTTTGGGAAGCGTCTTTTGCTACAGCAGAAGTTCCTGCTTACCATGTTTTAGACGCTCAAATAAACTTGCGTGTACCCTCTTTAAAGTCAACCTTTAAAGCTGGTGCTTCCAATCTTTTAGGTGATGAATACTTTACAGCTGTGGGAACAGGCTTAATAGGTTCACAGTTTTACCTTTCATGGACAATTAATAACTTATAA
- a CDS encoding SGNH/GDSL hydrolase family protein: MNIRYIYLFVLALGFFACDEDDNILPEEVILPELTTGSADFSNYVAVGASFTSGFTDGGLFKASQENSFPNILSKEFAKAGGGDFTQPLMSDNTGGILVGGNVIRGYRLTFNSAIPGPQPLDAFLTGLGAPVPPITTEAGVSIGSDFKNFGIPGAKSWHLVAPGYAGLNPYYARIASAPMATVLADAMAQNPTFFTLSEVGGNDVLGYATSGGDGSNLITPSAGSAGVGFDETFNTLVTTLTSGGAKGVVTNVPYVTDLPHFTTVPNNALVIDEATAGQLTGFFQAVAGIFTQVLIGQMVPPAQAQALASQYAIPFSAGANRWIIDVPVTPTNPLGFRQMTEDELLVLTIDQSALAQGYGSVALTPEVLQVLGILQTGGTPTPQQGALVIAAVNGIDDGDALDSDELAEIKAATDAYNITIAEIANSNDNIALVDLNSILNELASTGIDFDGFNLNADLVTGGAVGLDGIHLTARGYAYLANKFLEAIDSAFGSNFIESGNIAKANDYPTNYSPTLQ; encoded by the coding sequence ATGAATATTAGATATATATACCTTTTTGTCCTTGCTTTAGGATTTTTTGCTTGCGACGAAGACGATAACATATTACCAGAAGAAGTCATTTTACCAGAATTAACAACTGGTTCTGCAGATTTTTCAAATTATGTAGCTGTAGGCGCTTCATTTACATCTGGTTTTACAGATGGAGGTTTATTTAAAGCTTCACAGGAAAATTCATTCCCTAACATTTTATCAAAAGAGTTTGCAAAAGCAGGTGGAGGCGATTTTACGCAACCTTTAATGAGTGATAATACAGGAGGGATTTTAGTAGGGGGTAATGTAATAAGAGGTTACAGGCTAACATTTAATAGCGCCATTCCAGGACCGCAACCGTTAGATGCTTTTTTAACAGGCTTAGGAGCCCCTGTTCCTCCTATTACTACAGAAGCTGGAGTGAGCATTGGCAGCGACTTTAAAAATTTCGGTATCCCTGGTGCAAAAAGTTGGCATCTTGTAGCTCCTGGTTATGCCGGATTAAATCCATACTACGCACGTATAGCATCTGCTCCAATGGCTACAGTTTTGGCTGATGCTATGGCACAAAATCCTACATTCTTCACATTATCTGAAGTCGGAGGTAATGATGTATTAGGTTATGCAACCTCTGGAGGAGACGGATCAAATTTAATAACACCTTCTGCCGGGTCTGCTGGAGTTGGTTTTGATGAGACATTTAATACTTTGGTAACCACCTTAACTTCTGGAGGAGCAAAAGGTGTCGTTACAAATGTTCCTTACGTTACAGATTTACCACATTTTACAACGGTACCAAATAACGCTCTAGTTATAGATGAAGCTACTGCTGGTCAATTAACTGGGTTTTTTCAGGCTGTAGCAGGAATCTTTACTCAGGTTTTAATAGGACAAATGGTCCCTCCTGCTCAAGCCCAAGCTTTGGCTTCTCAATATGCTATACCATTTAGCGCAGGAGCGAATAGATGGATTATAGATGTTCCTGTAACGCCTACCAATCCTTTAGGTTTTAGGCAAATGACCGAAGACGAGTTATTGGTATTAACTATAGACCAAAGTGCTTTAGCTCAAGGCTATGGTTCAGTAGCTTTAACACCAGAAGTTTTACAAGTTTTAGGAATTCTTCAAACTGGAGGCACACCAACACCTCAACAGGGCGCTTTGGTAATTGCTGCTGTTAATGGTATTGATGATGGAGATGCCTTAGATAGTGATGAGCTTGCTGAAATAAAAGCTGCAACTGACGCATATAATATAACTATTGCTGAAATAGCAAATTCAAATGATAACATTGCCTTAGTTGATTTAAACAGTATTCTTAATGAACTAGCAAGTACAGGTATTGATTTTGATGGTTTTAACCTCAATGCAGATTTAGTTACAGGTGGAGCAGTAGGTTTAGACGGGATTCATTTAACAGCAAGGGGATATGCTTATTTAGCAAACAAATTTTTAGAAGCTATTGATAGTGCTTTTGGATCTAACTTCATTGAATCCGGAAATATTGCCAAAGCAAATGACTACCCAACAAATTACTCGCCTACACTACAATAA
- the atpD gene encoding F0F1 ATP synthase subunit beta codes for MSKVTGKVAQIVGPVIDVEFGAGSELPKIYDSLEIKRPDGSILVLEVQSHIGEDTVRTIAMDSSDGLSRGTEVIATGAPIQMPIGDDVYGRLFNVIGDAIDGLGDLPKANDAGLPIHRQAPKFEDLSTSTEVLFTGIKVIDLIEPYAKGGKIGLFGGAGVGKTVLIQELINNIAKGHGGLSVFAGVGERTREGNDLLREMLESGIIRYGDDFMHSMEAGGWDLSKVDKSKMKESKATFVFGQMNEPPGARARVALSGLTIAEYFRDGAGEGQGKDVLFFVDNIFRFTQAGSEVSALLGRMPSAVGYQPTLATEMGAMQERITSTKRGSITSVQAVYVPADDLTDPAPATTFAHLDATTVLSRKIAELGIYPAVDPLDSTSRILTADILGNEHYDCAQRVKELLQRYKELQDIIAILGMEELSEEDKLAVGRARRVQRFLSQPFHVAEQFTGIPGVLVDIKETIKGFNMIMDGELDHLPEAAFNLKGTIEEAIEAGDKMLAEA; via the coding sequence ATGTCTAAAGTTACAGGTAAAGTTGCACAAATAGTAGGTCCGGTAATCGATGTTGAATTCGGTGCAGGTTCAGAACTTCCAAAAATTTACGATTCATTAGAAATTAAAAGACCTGACGGTTCTATATTAGTATTAGAAGTACAGTCTCACATTGGTGAAGATACAGTTCGTACTATCGCCATGGATTCATCTGATGGTTTAAGTAGAGGAACTGAAGTTATAGCTACTGGTGCGCCTATACAAATGCCGATTGGTGATGATGTTTACGGACGTTTATTTAATGTAATTGGAGATGCTATTGATGGTCTTGGGGATTTACCTAAAGCTAATGATGCTGGGTTACCAATTCACCGTCAAGCTCCTAAGTTTGAAGATTTATCAACGTCTACTGAAGTTTTATTTACAGGTATTAAAGTCATCGATTTAATTGAGCCTTATGCAAAAGGTGGTAAAATTGGTTTATTTGGTGGTGCTGGTGTTGGTAAAACAGTACTAATTCAAGAGTTGATTAACAATATTGCAAAAGGACATGGTGGACTTTCAGTATTTGCTGGTGTAGGAGAAAGAACTCGTGAAGGAAATGACCTTTTAAGAGAGATGCTAGAATCTGGAATTATCCGTTACGGTGATGATTTTATGCATTCTATGGAAGCAGGTGGATGGGATTTATCTAAAGTTGATAAATCTAAAATGAAAGAATCTAAAGCGACTTTCGTATTCGGACAAATGAATGAGCCTCCTGGAGCACGTGCTCGTGTTGCCTTATCTGGGTTAACTATTGCTGAGTATTTCCGTGATGGTGCTGGTGAAGGACAAGGAAAAGATGTATTATTTTTCGTAGATAACATCTTCCGTTTTACACAAGCTGGATCTGAGGTATCTGCATTACTTGGTCGTATGCCATCTGCGGTAGGTTACCAACCAACATTAGCAACAGAGATGGGTGCGATGCAAGAACGTATTACATCAACAAAAAGAGGTTCTATTACATCTGTACAAGCGGTTTACGTACCTGCGGATGATTTAACGGATCCTGCTCCTGCAACAACCTTTGCTCACTTAGATGCAACAACAGTATTATCTCGTAAAATTGCTGAGCTAGGTATCTACCCTGCGGTGGATCCATTAGATTCTACTTCTAGAATCTTAACAGCAGATATCTTAGGAAACGAACATTATGACTGTGCACAACGTGTAAAAGAGTTATTACAACGTTATAAAGAATTACAAGATATTATCGCTATTCTTGGTATGGAAGAATTATCTGAAGAAGATAAATTAGCCGTAGGTAGAGCTAGACGTGTACAACGTTTCTTATCACAACCTTTCCACGTAGCAGAGCAGTTTACAGGTATCCCAGGTGTATTAGTTGATATTAAAGAAACTATTAAAGGATTTAACATGATTATGGATGGTGAATTAGATCACTTACCAGAAGCTGCGTTTAACCTTAAAGGAACTATCGAAGAAGCTATTGAGGCTGGAGATAAAATGCTTGCAGAGGCATAG
- a CDS encoding F0F1 ATP synthase subunit epsilon, with amino-acid sequence MYLEIVSPEATLFSGEVTSVAVPGVNGDFEMLNNHAPIVSLLKEGVVKISGNIELSEAVQDKFTKGEKDTTLLKINSGTIEMKDNKIIVLAD; translated from the coding sequence ATGTATTTAGAAATTGTATCACCTGAAGCAACCTTATTTAGTGGAGAAGTAACTAGTGTTGCCGTTCCTGGAGTCAATGGAGATTTCGAAATGTTAAATAATCACGCACCTATTGTATCTTTATTAAAAGAAGGTGTTGTGAAAATTTCAGGAAATATTGAATTATCTGAAGCCGTTCAGGATAAGTTTACTAAAGGAGAAAAAGACACGACTTTATTAAAGATAAATTCTGGAACTATAGAAATGAAAGACAATAAAATTATTGTTTTAGCAGACTAA
- a CDS encoding GNAT family N-acetyltransferase produces MTQIIYKRAKTEEELQQILDLQSDNIKILLSNEAIKTEGFVSVKHTFDVLKRMNDACPHVIATHDGNVIGYALCMLNAFRNDVPELIPMFEYMDSIIASKNLSELCYLIMGQICIDKAYRKQGIFKRLYYYFKDELKSDFDAVITEVNSKNNRSSRAHRAIGFEILDVHTEGGEVWELMIWKWT; encoded by the coding sequence ATGACGCAAATTATTTATAAACGTGCAAAAACAGAGGAGGAATTACAACAAATCTTAGATTTACAAAGTGATAACATTAAGATATTATTATCTAATGAAGCTATAAAAACAGAAGGATTTGTTTCTGTAAAACATACGTTTGATGTTTTAAAACGAATGAATGATGCTTGCCCACATGTAATTGCTACGCATGATGGAAACGTTATAGGCTATGCTTTGTGTATGCTTAATGCGTTTAGAAATGATGTGCCAGAACTTATACCCATGTTTGAGTATATGGATAGTATTATTGCTTCTAAAAACTTATCAGAGCTTTGTTATTTAATTATGGGGCAAATTTGCATAGATAAGGCCTATAGAAAACAAGGTATTTTTAAAAGGCTTTATTATTACTTCAAGGACGAATTAAAATCAGATTTTGATGCCGTAATTACAGAAGTGAATTCTAAAAATAACCGTTCTTCTAGAGCACATCGAGCAATAGGGTTTGAAATTTTAGATGTACATACAGAGGGTGGTGAAGTATGGGAGTTAATGATCTGGAAATGGACATAA
- a CDS encoding LexA family protein has product MILHKSQHLTFFSPKVTNDSGAPFFDTGISAGFPSPAEDFKEQRLSLDKELIKNKEATFFARVSGQSMIGAGLDDNDLLVIDRSLEPANNKIAVCFLDGEFTVKRLKVDKDEVWLQPENPNYPIIKITSDNDFVIWGIVTSVIKKV; this is encoded by the coding sequence ATGATACTACACAAATCACAACATTTAACGTTTTTTAGTCCAAAAGTAACAAACGATTCAGGGGCTCCTTTTTTCGATACAGGAATTTCTGCTGGGTTTCCTTCTCCTGCAGAAGATTTTAAGGAGCAGCGCTTGTCTTTAGATAAAGAGCTTATTAAAAATAAAGAAGCTACTTTTTTTGCACGGGTAAGTGGGCAGTCTATGATTGGTGCTGGATTGGATGATAATGATTTACTAGTCATAGATAGAAGCTTAGAACCTGCAAATAATAAAATAGCCGTTTGTTTTTTAGATGGTGAATTTACAGTAAAGCGCTTAAAAGTAGATAAAGATGAAGTATGGTTACAACCAGAAAACCCTAATTACCCAATAATAAAAATTACCAGTGATAACGATTTTGTTATTTGGGGTATTGTTACGAGTGTTATTAAAAAAGTATAG
- a CDS encoding Y-family DNA polymerase, translated as MYALVDCNNFYASCERAFNPNLWNKPIAILSNNDGCVISRSDEAKALNLPMGAPIFKWETFCKANNICVYSSNYPLYGDMSSRVMTILEQFTPDVEVYSIDEAFVQFKGFEDYDFEDYGNQIRQRILKWTGIPTCVGIAPTKALSKVANKIARKFPNKTNGVYVIDSEEKRVKALKWIKLEAVWGIGHGLQKRLKIKGCKTALDFVQLPDEWVRKNFSITEWKLKKDLEGVSKLKLDEFQTKRAIATTRSFEYTFSDIENIKERISTFATSCAEKLRKQGSSCHIIYVVLRSDRHKKGMEQHRVSKVVNLPYPTNSSLIISNCAVDSVASIFKKGIKYKRAGVIVTGLVPTNNHQLDMFETEDPKHKPLMDTIDKLNGKYENYKIKLGNQDLKRTWKMRQERLSPRYTTNINDIIKVK; from the coding sequence ATGTACGCCTTAGTAGATTGTAATAACTTTTATGCGTCTTGCGAGCGCGCTTTTAACCCTAATTTGTGGAACAAGCCCATTGCTATTTTAAGTAATAATGATGGTTGCGTTATTTCGCGTAGTGATGAGGCTAAGGCATTAAACCTTCCTATGGGAGCACCTATTTTTAAATGGGAAACATTTTGTAAAGCCAATAACATTTGTGTGTATTCCTCTAATTATCCGTTGTATGGGGATATGAGTAGTCGAGTTATGACCATATTGGAACAGTTTACTCCAGATGTTGAGGTGTATAGCATTGATGAAGCATTTGTGCAATTTAAAGGTTTTGAAGATTACGATTTTGAAGATTACGGGAACCAAATTAGACAGCGTATTTTAAAATGGACAGGCATTCCTACTTGCGTGGGGATTGCTCCAACAAAAGCTTTGAGTAAGGTCGCCAATAAAATAGCTCGCAAATTTCCAAATAAAACCAATGGCGTTTATGTGATTGATTCTGAGGAGAAAAGAGTTAAAGCTTTAAAATGGATAAAATTAGAAGCTGTCTGGGGTATTGGACATGGATTGCAAAAACGATTAAAAATAAAAGGGTGCAAAACGGCATTGGATTTTGTTCAGTTGCCAGATGAATGGGTGCGTAAGAATTTCTCAATTACCGAATGGAAGCTAAAAAAGGATTTAGAAGGTGTTTCTAAGTTGAAATTAGATGAATTTCAAACAAAAAGAGCGATTGCAACTACCAGAAGTTTTGAGTATACTTTTTCGGATATTGAAAATATAAAAGAACGAATTTCAACGTTTGCAACAAGTTGTGCCGAAAAATTACGTAAGCAAGGTTCTAGTTGTCATATTATTTATGTTGTTTTAAGAAGTGACAGGCATAAAAAGGGCATGGAGCAACATAGAGTAAGTAAAGTTGTAAATTTACCTTATCCAACTAATTCATCTTTAATTATTAGTAATTGTGCTGTAGATAGTGTAGCTTCAATTTTTAAAAAAGGAATAAAATATAAACGAGCAGGTGTTATTGTGACGGGTTTGGTCCCAACAAACAATCATCAATTGGATATGTTTGAAACTGAAGATCCAAAGCATAAACCCTTGATGGATACTATCGACAAGTTAAATGGTAAATATGAAAATTATAAAATAAAGCTGGGAAATCAGGATTTAAAACGTACTTGGAAAATGCGTCAAGAACGGTTATCTCCAAGATATACGACTAATATTAATGATATTATTAAAGTAAAATGA
- a CDS encoding DUF3157 family protein, translating into MKTFFFLLLFSMSCTGFAQNNHIVKTEDGRRVLLKADFTWEYIDAEKSEDVPNNITVPNDLNSKENEGCNLTEDFVEPKLNKKIQAQLKRGRATIAYVKKKVAKDYNCDVANILLISFSEQKEKAVYHFCANGTKVTYKRIGNSIVKKDKFF; encoded by the coding sequence ATGAAAACGTTTTTCTTTCTTTTATTATTTTCTATGTCTTGTACTGGTTTTGCACAGAATAATCATATTGTAAAAACTGAAGATGGAAGACGTGTCTTGCTTAAAGCTGATTTTACCTGGGAGTATATTGATGCAGAAAAGTCTGAAGATGTTCCAAATAATATTACTGTTCCAAATGATTTAAATTCAAAAGAAAATGAAGGTTGTAACTTAACTGAGGATTTTGTTGAGCCTAAATTGAATAAAAAAATTCAAGCTCAATTAAAAAGAGGCAGAGCAACGATTGCTTATGTAAAAAAGAAAGTTGCTAAAGATTATAACTGTGACGTAGCGAATATTTTATTGATATCGTTTTCAGAACAAAAAGAAAAAGCGGTCTATCATTTTTGTGCTAATGGTACTAAGGTCACGTATAAACGTATTGGTAATTCCATTGTAAAGAAGGATAAGTTCTTTTAA
- a CDS encoding helix-turn-helix domain-containing protein, giving the protein MPIIVNLDRILAERKMKSKELAEIIGITTANLSILKSGKAKAVRFSTLEAICKALDCQPADILEYIED; this is encoded by the coding sequence ATGCCAATTATTGTAAATCTTGATAGGATACTTGCCGAGCGTAAAATGAAAAGCAAAGAGTTGGCTGAAATTATAGGTATAACGACAGCAAATCTTTCTATTTTAAAATCTGGGAAGGCAAAAGCGGTGCGTTTTTCAACTTTAGAAGCCATTTGTAAAGCTTTAGATTGTCAACCTGCTGATATTTTAGAGTATATAGAAGATTGA
- a CDS encoding DUF2975 domain-containing protein, translated as MKDNTNILTIITWVILLSLASILLNDIREFDFYQFKEFQSWAKFADKNESWFTSKNAIQWSYYVISAGLFIWRGYLIYGFSYFLSILKEIENGDYFSNNNIRYFKKIGNIFIWYTISVLVLRFLLASIGKSSFNFFNELKAEFTFLIPAGLAFYILAEIFKQAKKTKEENDLTI; from the coding sequence ATGAAAGACAATACAAATATTTTAACTATTATCACTTGGGTTATTTTGCTGTCTTTAGCTTCCATTTTGCTTAATGATATTAGAGAATTTGATTTTTACCAGTTTAAAGAATTTCAAAGTTGGGCAAAATTTGCAGATAAAAATGAATCTTGGTTTACTTCAAAAAATGCGATACAATGGAGTTATTATGTGATTAGTGCTGGTTTATTTATTTGGAGAGGCTATCTTATTTATGGTTTTTCTTATTTTTTATCAATTTTAAAAGAGATAGAAAATGGGGATTACTTTAGTAATAATAATATAAGGTATTTCAAAAAGATAGGGAATATCTTTATTTGGTATACGATTAGTGTCCTTGTTTTAAGATTTCTTCTGGCATCCATAGGAAAATCTTCGTTCAATTTTTTTAATGAACTTAAAGCCGAGTTTACTTTTTTAATCCCAGCTGGATTAGCTTTTTACATCCTAGCAGAGATATTCAAACAAGCTAAGAAAACAAAAGAAGAAAATGACTTAACTATTTAA
- a CDS encoding aminotransferase class I/II-fold pyridoxal phosphate-dependent enzyme — protein sequence MFPKKLYQKLEERKANNALRQLGTQNNLVDFSSNDYLGFSKSETIFNNTHKFLIGHHITHNGATGSRLLSGNHPLFNIVESLLSGFHNSESALIFNSGYDANVGLFSCIPQRGDFILYDEYIHASIRDGIKLSNAKAYKFKHNNLQDLRSLLERSREVPQETNIYIVTESVFSMDGDSPDLKGMVQLCKDYNAYFIIDEAHAIGVFGERGAGLVQHLKLENDVFARIITFGKAIGTHGAAIIGSESLKQYLVNFSRSFIYTTALPPHTLATIHSAYHELILTKNRAQLHKNIAHFKMEIIKNELQNYFIESDSAIHCCIISGNDTVKQIAQKFQKRGFNIKPILSPTVPKKQERLRFCLHAFNSEEDISAVLKGLTTFVSI from the coding sequence ATGTTTCCTAAAAAACTATATCAAAAACTTGAAGAGCGTAAAGCTAATAATGCCTTACGTCAACTAGGGACACAAAATAATTTAGTAGATTTTTCCTCCAACGATTATTTGGGTTTTTCTAAATCTGAAACCATTTTTAATAACACCCATAAGTTTTTAATTGGACATCATATAACTCATAACGGAGCAACAGGCTCAAGGCTACTTTCAGGAAATCATCCGCTTTTTAATATTGTCGAATCCTTATTATCTGGTTTTCATAATAGCGAATCTGCCTTAATTTTTAATTCTGGCTATGATGCTAATGTGGGCCTATTTTCATGTATCCCACAACGTGGAGATTTTATTTTATATGATGAGTATATTCATGCATCAATTCGTGATGGTATAAAACTTTCCAATGCGAAAGCCTATAAGTTTAAGCATAACAATTTACAGGACTTAAGAAGTCTCCTCGAGCGCAGTCGAGAGGTTCCGCAAGAAACTAACATTTACATTGTTACAGAATCTGTTTTCTCAATGGACGGTGACTCTCCAGACTTAAAAGGAATGGTACAATTATGTAAAGATTATAATGCCTATTTTATTATAGACGAAGCACACGCCATTGGTGTTTTTGGAGAACGTGGTGCTGGCTTAGTGCAACATTTAAAATTAGAAAATGACGTTTTTGCTAGAATTATCACATTCGGAAAGGCTATTGGTACTCATGGCGCTGCCATTATAGGAAGTGAATCTCTTAAACAATATTTAGTAAATTTTTCCAGAAGTTTTATTTACACCACCGCTTTACCTCCTCATACTTTGGCTACTATTCATTCTGCTTATCATGAATTAATTTTAACCAAGAATAGAGCACAACTTCATAAAAATATTGCCCATTTTAAAATGGAAATTATTAAAAACGAGCTCCAAAACTATTTTATAGAAAGTGATTCTGCTATACATTGTTGTATTATTTCTGGGAATGATACTGTGAAGCAAATCGCCCAAAAATTTCAAAAGCGAGGATTTAATATAAAACCTATATTATCACCAACAGTTCCAAAAAAACAAGAACGATTGCGTTTTTGCTTACATGCATTTAATTCTGAAGAAGACATATCAGCAGTTTTAAAAGGACTTACTACTTTTGTAAGTATATGA